A genomic window from Micromonospora sp. WMMA1947 includes:
- a CDS encoding penicillin-binding transpeptidase domain-containing protein, with protein MPVSYPVRPRRHTRHRALAALAAVLVTAGALTGCSGDDGPETAVEAFLGGWRSGDLQAVGFVEPAGGRVPAGEVTKQIQALAGALAANPPELARTGEITTKGDVATARVKVSWALPGGGTWAYENPVRLKRGGDDQWQVVWEPSVVHEKLESGDRIALRREPAQRAGVLDAAGQPIVAPRPVVRVQLVPGEIDDVPGMVRKLDTAFKAIRPALTPPVDLGDLPKRLKEAKADGLVEVVTLRDEAYRQIKPRIYDLAGTRFVSEQLMLAPTREFARALLGSVDQATADDLQAHPDRYARGDLVGHGGLQGRYDERLRGTPGVTVITERTTPDGKVEPTGTELFRSDPKPGQPVKTTIDAATQNAADAALRGQTRRSALVAVRISDGAVLAAANGPGAAGENLAFTAQVPPGSTFKMVSALGLLDRGAVTPQTTVNCPKTATVEGRVFKNSDNFELGAVPFATDFAKSCNTAFVALAPKLGPDGLAQAGRSLGLEAEWDLGTDAFTGKISANGPATEQAAAAIGQGTTLVSPLTMASATAAVARGKFEQPKLLLDPAPAKPAPAGEALKPESVAALKTMMRGVVTSGSGSVLADVPGEPVHGKTGTAEYDNNPAHTHAWFVGWQGDVAFAVFVEQGGAGSKVAAPIAERFLRGLAG; from the coding sequence ATGCCCGTGTCGTACCCCGTCCGCCCCCGCCGCCACACCCGTCACCGTGCCCTCGCCGCGCTGGCCGCAGTCCTGGTCACAGCCGGTGCGCTGACCGGATGCTCCGGAGACGACGGCCCGGAGACGGCCGTGGAGGCGTTCCTCGGCGGCTGGCGCTCCGGCGACCTGCAGGCGGTCGGCTTCGTCGAGCCGGCCGGCGGGCGGGTGCCCGCCGGTGAGGTGACCAAGCAGATCCAGGCGCTCGCCGGCGCGCTCGCGGCCAACCCGCCGGAGCTGGCCCGCACCGGGGAGATCACCACCAAGGGCGACGTCGCCACCGCGCGCGTCAAGGTGAGCTGGGCGCTGCCCGGCGGCGGCACCTGGGCCTACGAGAATCCGGTACGCCTCAAGCGCGGCGGCGACGACCAGTGGCAGGTGGTCTGGGAGCCGTCGGTGGTGCACGAGAAGCTGGAGAGCGGGGACCGGATCGCGCTGCGGCGGGAGCCGGCGCAGCGCGCCGGTGTGCTGGACGCCGCCGGTCAGCCGATCGTCGCGCCCCGCCCGGTGGTCCGGGTGCAGCTCGTCCCCGGCGAGATCGACGACGTACCGGGCATGGTCCGGAAGCTGGACACCGCGTTCAAGGCGATCCGGCCCGCGCTCACCCCGCCGGTCGACCTCGGCGACCTGCCCAAGCGGCTCAAGGAGGCGAAGGCGGACGGGCTCGTCGAGGTGGTGACGCTGCGCGACGAGGCGTACCGGCAGATCAAGCCGCGCATCTACGACCTGGCCGGCACCCGGTTCGTCTCCGAGCAGCTCATGCTGGCGCCGACCCGCGAGTTCGCCCGGGCGCTGCTCGGCTCGGTCGACCAGGCCACCGCCGACGACCTCCAGGCCCACCCCGACCGGTACGCGCGCGGCGACCTGGTCGGCCACGGCGGCCTCCAGGGCCGGTACGACGAACGGCTGCGCGGCACCCCCGGCGTCACCGTGATCACCGAACGGACCACCCCGGACGGCAAGGTGGAGCCGACCGGCACGGAGCTGTTCCGCAGCGACCCGAAGCCCGGTCAGCCGGTGAAGACGACGATCGACGCGGCCACCCAGAACGCCGCCGACGCCGCGTTGCGCGGGCAGACCCGCCGCTCCGCCCTGGTCGCCGTGCGGATCAGCGACGGCGCGGTGCTGGCCGCCGCGAACGGTCCGGGCGCGGCGGGCGAGAACCTCGCCTTCACCGCCCAGGTTCCGCCGGGTTCGACGTTCAAGATGGTCAGCGCGCTCGGCCTGCTCGACCGCGGTGCGGTGACCCCGCAGACGACTGTGAACTGCCCGAAGACGGCGACCGTCGAGGGCCGGGTCTTCAAGAACTCGGACAACTTCGAGCTGGGCGCGGTGCCGTTCGCCACCGACTTCGCCAAGTCCTGCAACACCGCGTTCGTGGCGCTGGCGCCGAAGCTCGGCCCGGACGGGCTCGCGCAGGCGGGCCGGTCGCTCGGCCTGGAGGCCGAGTGGGATCTGGGCACCGACGCGTTCACCGGCAAGATCTCCGCCAACGGCCCGGCCACCGAGCAGGCCGCCGCCGCGATCGGGCAGGGCACCACGCTGGTCAGCCCGCTGACGATGGCGAGCGCCACCGCGGCGGTGGCCCGGGGCAAGTTCGAGCAGCCCAAGCTGCTGCTCGACCCGGCGCCGGCCAAGCCCGCGCCGGCCGGCGAGGCGCTCAAGCCGGAGTCGGTGGCGGCGCTGAAGACGATGATGCGCGGGGTGGTCACATCGGGCAGCGGCAGCGTGCTCGCGGACGTCCCGGGCGAGCCGGTGCACGGCAAGACCGGCACCGCGGAGTACGACAACAACCCGGCGCACACGCACGCCTGGTTCGTCGGCTGGCAGGGCGACGTGGCCTTCGCCGTCTTCGTGGAACAGGGCGGGGCGGGCTCGAAGGTCGCGGCGCCGATCGCCGAGCGGTTCCTGCGCGGGCTGGCCGGCTGA
- a CDS encoding arginase family protein, producing MMRRIAVLDAPTNLGLRPPTASSVPGCAKAPGALRDHGLLARLRARDAGCLTPPRYDPGDWRPGDGVCHAPEISAYSLALADRIGAIIDRGEFPLVLGGDCSVLLGSALAMHRLGEAVGGRIGLVFVDGHSDFRHPGNASYVGAAAGEDLALVTGRGQPDLAAIEGRRPYFRDIDVVVLGIRAQDEYRLDLQAAGITTRPVPALRAEGAARTAQWAHEQLVDCAGYWVHIDVDVLDPAVMPAVDAPDPGGIAFAELEILLAGLVDTPHCLGVELTVFDPDYDPDGAYAAEIVNTVVAGLAPVVAPGAVPPRLLPAGPVAPAPRTDSRRAEPVAVTVPVPAVATDPIGPPAAVDGLDERASADAEEPPPWPGPEDRLPPVGPGLLRRVAVPDADVPPVEEAPSVADGTP from the coding sequence ATGATGCGCCGGATCGCCGTCCTCGACGCGCCGACGAACCTCGGACTGCGCCCGCCGACCGCCAGCTCCGTCCCCGGCTGCGCCAAGGCGCCTGGTGCGCTGCGCGACCACGGCCTGCTCGCCCGGCTGCGGGCACGCGACGCCGGCTGCCTCACCCCGCCCCGGTACGACCCGGGGGACTGGCGACCCGGCGACGGCGTCTGCCACGCGCCGGAGATCTCCGCGTACTCGCTGGCGCTCGCCGACCGGATCGGCGCGATCATCGACCGGGGCGAGTTCCCGCTGGTGCTCGGCGGGGACTGCTCGGTGCTGCTCGGCTCGGCGCTGGCCATGCACCGCCTCGGCGAGGCGGTCGGCGGGCGGATCGGGCTGGTCTTCGTCGACGGCCACTCCGACTTCCGGCACCCGGGCAACGCCTCCTACGTCGGTGCGGCGGCCGGGGAGGACCTGGCCCTGGTCACCGGCCGGGGCCAGCCCGACCTGGCCGCTATCGAAGGGCGACGGCCCTACTTCCGGGACATCGACGTGGTGGTGCTCGGCATCCGCGCGCAGGACGAGTACCGCCTCGACCTCCAGGCCGCCGGCATCACCACCCGGCCGGTGCCGGCGCTGCGCGCCGAGGGCGCGGCCCGGACCGCCCAGTGGGCGCACGAGCAGCTCGTCGACTGCGCCGGCTACTGGGTGCACATCGACGTGGACGTGCTCGACCCGGCGGTCATGCCCGCCGTGGACGCGCCCGACCCGGGCGGCATCGCCTTCGCCGAGCTGGAGATCCTGCTCGCCGGGCTGGTCGACACCCCGCACTGCCTCGGCGTCGAGCTGACCGTCTTCGACCCCGACTACGACCCGGACGGGGCGTACGCGGCGGAGATCGTGAACACGGTGGTGGCCGGGCTCGCCCCGGTCGTCGCGCCCGGTGCCGTGCCGCCCCGGCTGCTGCCGGCCGGGCCGGTCGCACCGGCCCCCCGCACCGACAGCCGCCGGGCCGAGCCGGTGGCGGTGACCGTGCCGGTGCCCGCCGTCGCGACGGACCCGATCGGCCCGCCCGCCGCCGTCGACGGGCTCGACGAACGCGCGTCGGCGGATGCCGAGGAGCCACCGCCGTGGCCCGGCCCGGAGGATCGGCTACCGCCCGTCGGTCCCGGTCTGCTCCGCCGCGTGGCGGTGCCCGACGCGGACGTGCCGCCGGTCGAGGAGGCGCCGTCGGTCGCCGACGGCACCCCCTGA
- a CDS encoding tetratricopeptide repeat protein, with protein MSDPRITSSIFTRGAVDLSALRTPAPADTSTATPSPGGTPAGLPGSPAGSAAVIDVTEANIQSEVLERSLTTPVVVFFGAAGYPESDQFAPVLEKLAAEGGGAWLLARVDVQHQPRLAQMFQLQALPTTYAIVGGRPIDAFPGPVPESQLRQWLQAVLKAGGVTVAEPEDPRLDAADDALMSGDLDAAEAAYRKILAESPGDAAAEAGLAQVGLARRVAGADPQGALDAAAAAPDDVDAQLLAADIEVLSGLADQAYKRLVGLVRRTAGDDRDRVRQHLLGLFTIAGPDDPAVASARRALASALF; from the coding sequence ATGAGCGACCCACGGATCACCTCGTCGATCTTCACCCGCGGCGCGGTCGACCTCAGCGCGCTGCGCACCCCCGCACCGGCCGACACCTCCACCGCCACACCGTCTCCGGGCGGCACACCCGCCGGGCTGCCGGGCAGCCCCGCCGGGTCCGCCGCCGTGATCGACGTGACCGAGGCGAACATCCAGTCCGAGGTGCTCGAACGCTCGCTCACCACACCGGTCGTGGTCTTCTTCGGCGCCGCCGGCTACCCGGAGAGCGACCAGTTCGCCCCGGTGCTGGAGAAGCTGGCCGCCGAGGGCGGCGGAGCGTGGCTGCTGGCCCGGGTCGACGTGCAGCACCAGCCGCGGCTCGCGCAGATGTTCCAGCTGCAGGCGCTGCCCACCACGTACGCCATCGTCGGCGGACGCCCGATCGACGCCTTCCCCGGCCCGGTGCCGGAGTCGCAGTTGCGACAGTGGCTCCAGGCGGTGCTCAAGGCCGGCGGCGTCACAGTCGCCGAGCCGGAGGACCCGCGCCTCGACGCCGCCGACGACGCGCTGATGAGCGGCGACCTCGACGCGGCCGAGGCGGCGTACCGGAAGATCCTCGCCGAGTCGCCCGGGGACGCGGCGGCGGAGGCGGGCCTGGCGCAGGTCGGGCTGGCCCGCCGGGTCGCCGGCGCGGACCCGCAGGGCGCGCTCGACGCCGCGGCCGCCGCCCCCGACGACGTCGACGCCCAGCTGCTGGCCGCCGACATCGAGGTGCTCAGCGGCCTCGCCGACCAGGCGTACAAGCGGCTCGTCGGCCTGGTCCGGCGCACCGCCGGAGACGACCGGGACCGGGTACGCCAGCACCTGCTCGGCCTGTTCACCATCGCCGGCCCGGACGACCCGGCCGTGGCCTCCGCCCGACGCGCCCTGGCCAGCGCACTGTTCTGA
- a CDS encoding methylmalonyl-CoA mutase family protein gives MDADEIAAGRARWQARYDAARKRDADFTTLSGMPVEPVYGPPEDTAYPGFERIGWPGEFPYTRGLYPTGYRGRTWTIRQFAGFGNARQTNERYKMILGAGGGGLSVAFDMPTLMGRDSDDPQSLGEVGHCGVAVDSAADMEVLFDGIDLAGVTTSMTISGPAVPVFCMYLVAAERQGADLSTLDGTLQTDIFKEYIAQKEWLFDPEPHLRLIGDLMEYCAREIPRYKPLSVSGYHIREAGSTAAQELAYTLADGFGYVELGLSRGLDVNTFAPGLSFFFDSHVDFFEEIAKFRAARRIWARWLRDVYGATSEKAQWLRFHTQTAGVSLTAQQPVNNVVRTAVEALAAVLGGTNSLHTNALDETLALPTDESAEIALRTQQVLMEETGVTNVADPLGGSWYVEALTDRIEAEAEEIFARIKQLGGEGPHTIGPMTSGILRGIEDGWFTGHIAESAFVYQQALEKGDKKIVGVNCHTGTVAKDLEILRISHEVELEQRRVLTERKSARDDAAVTAAVARMVEVARTGENMIPAMLDAVRAEATLGEICDALRAEWGVYREPARF, from the coding sequence ATGGACGCTGACGAGATCGCCGCCGGTCGGGCCCGCTGGCAGGCCCGCTACGACGCCGCCCGCAAGCGCGACGCGGACTTCACCACGCTGTCCGGAATGCCGGTCGAGCCGGTGTACGGCCCGCCGGAGGACACCGCGTACCCCGGGTTCGAGCGGATCGGCTGGCCGGGCGAGTTCCCGTACACCAGGGGTCTGTATCCGACCGGCTACCGCGGGCGGACCTGGACCATCAGGCAGTTCGCCGGCTTCGGCAACGCCCGGCAGACCAACGAGCGCTACAAGATGATCCTCGGCGCGGGCGGCGGCGGTCTCTCCGTCGCCTTCGACATGCCGACGCTGATGGGCCGCGACTCGGACGACCCGCAGTCCCTCGGCGAGGTCGGCCACTGTGGTGTCGCCGTGGACTCGGCCGCCGACATGGAGGTGCTGTTCGACGGCATCGACCTGGCCGGCGTGACCACCTCGATGACCATCTCCGGCCCGGCCGTGCCGGTCTTCTGCATGTACCTGGTCGCCGCCGAGCGGCAGGGCGCCGACCTGTCCACGCTGGACGGCACACTCCAGACGGACATCTTCAAGGAGTACATCGCGCAGAAGGAGTGGCTGTTCGACCCCGAGCCGCACCTGCGCCTCATCGGCGACCTGATGGAGTACTGCGCCCGGGAGATCCCCCGGTACAAGCCGCTGTCGGTCTCCGGCTACCACATCCGCGAGGCCGGCTCGACCGCCGCGCAGGAGCTGGCGTACACGCTGGCCGACGGGTTCGGGTACGTCGAGCTGGGCCTGTCGCGCGGGCTGGACGTGAACACGTTCGCCCCCGGCCTGAGCTTCTTCTTCGACTCGCATGTGGACTTCTTCGAGGAGATCGCCAAGTTCCGCGCCGCCCGCCGGATCTGGGCCCGCTGGCTGCGCGACGTGTACGGCGCGACCAGCGAGAAGGCGCAGTGGCTGCGGTTCCACACGCAGACCGCCGGTGTGTCGCTGACCGCGCAGCAGCCGGTGAACAACGTGGTCCGTACCGCCGTGGAGGCCCTGGCGGCGGTGCTCGGCGGCACCAACTCGCTGCACACAAACGCCCTCGACGAGACGCTCGCCCTGCCCACCGACGAGTCGGCCGAGATCGCCCTGCGGACCCAGCAGGTGCTGATGGAGGAGACCGGGGTGACGAACGTGGCCGACCCGCTCGGCGGGTCCTGGTACGTCGAGGCGCTCACCGACCGGATCGAGGCCGAGGCGGAGGAGATCTTCGCCCGGATCAAGCAGCTCGGCGGGGAGGGCCCGCACACCATCGGCCCGATGACCTCCGGCATCCTGCGCGGCATCGAGGACGGCTGGTTCACCGGGCACATCGCCGAGTCGGCGTTCGTCTACCAGCAGGCGCTGGAGAAGGGCGACAAGAAGATCGTCGGCGTCAACTGCCACACCGGCACCGTCGCCAAGGACCTGGAGATCCTGCGCATCTCGCACGAGGTGGAGCTGGAGCAGCGCCGGGTGCTGACCGAGCGCAAGTCGGCCCGCGACGACGCCGCCGTCACCGCCGCCGTGGCGCGGATGGTCGAGGTGGCGCGGACCGGCGAGAACATGATCCCCGCCATGCTCGACGCGGTCCGCGCCGAGGCCACCCTCGGCGAGATCTGCGACGCGCTCCGCGCCGAGTGGGGCGTCTACCGCGAGCCCGCCCGCTTCTGA